One genomic segment of Helianthus annuus cultivar XRQ/B chromosome 14, HanXRQr2.0-SUNRISE, whole genome shotgun sequence includes these proteins:
- the LOC110890923 gene encoding protein ROLLING AND ERECT LEAF 2 isoform X1 codes for MGATNSKVEEDKALQLCRERKKYVGKALDGRCSLAATHFTYIESLTIIGSALRRFVEPDATMQPSLYTSISGTPEQLAFSFSSTMSQHVNPAGNRSPTPSPPTSSRFHANHMKIRGSFSRKVEEKPSVPVIVSVTSSSTPQTTTPRSIDEPEIPFEPSPVVPEKEPETPFDPSPAVRKKEPETPFNPSSAVPESQPWDYFGLTHPIDNEFSAQETHELNHGHETYNDMQIPREGEEEKSPTEGSVTYQESEDEFDESDTDGLVRSFENVNRVVDNVSGIGLRSMSSAESMTPETEILNGEKGNSPYLSPLKRKTSGVRNIAIPQEEKTEVVKEAPENRPVPKDLISSMRDIEQLFIKASECGREVPRMLEANKLHFRPIFQGKERGSFTSKLLKACMSCGDDPSQVQEEEPAQNDTKYLTWNRSNSSRASSFRHDPASGTTRETPEDVSTSLFDNFCMNAGSHASTLDRLHAWEKKLYDEVKANEMLRKVYDQKRKLLRQLESTGESSRRIDKIRSIVKDLHWRIGVAIHRINSISRKIEDLRDKELHPQLEELIEGLRKMWEVMHDCHKTQFLIISSTHKSTHTKISLQSDSHRQIAVYLESELNTLSSSFTKWIGAQKTYVQSLNMWLSKCAPPQQSVNKRKRRPQPSLKDFGPPIYVACGVWLEKLDTLPTKEVADSIKDLAAEIGHFLPRQEKVKGGHHSMPWQRVNNSDDPVGVNLLQEEVLEDRNANFDRLKSRLEGFLGQLSNFSGLSFEMFKDLQKAIEDRKIRYARTHSKSS; via the exons ATGGGTGCTACAAACTCAAAAGTGGAAGAAGATAAGGCCCTGCAACTATGCCGTGAACGGAAAAAGTATGTTGGAAAAGCACTGGATGGCAGATGTTCGCTTGCAGCTACTCATTTTACTTATATAGAATCCTTAACAATTATTGGAAGTGCGTTAAGAAGATTTGTTGAACCCGATGCTACAATGCAGCCCTCTTTATATACTTCCATCAGTGGAACTCCAGAGCAACTTGCATTTTCTTTCTCTTCAACCATGTCACAACATGTAAATCCAGCTGGAAATCGATCTCCAACACCATCTCCACCAACTTCCAGTCGGTTTCATGCAAATCATATGAAGATCAGAGGTTCGTTTTctagaaaagttgaagaaaagccATCTGTTCCTGTAATTGTTTCTGTAACTTCTTCAAGTACCCCGCAAACCACCACTCCCCGATCCATAGATGAACCAGAAATCCCGTTTGAACCTTCTCCTGTTGTGCCTGAAAAAGAACCAGAAACCCCGTTTGACCCTTCTCCTGCTGTGCGTAAAAAAGAACCAGAAACCCCGTTTAACCCTTCTTCTGCTGTGCCTGAAAGTCAACCTTGGGATTATTTTGGTCTTACACATCCAATCGACAATGAGTTTTCTGCACAAGAAACACATGAATTAAATCACGGGCATGAAACTTATAATGACATGCAAATCCCAAGGGAAGGCGAAGAAGAAAAAAGCCCGACTGAAGGGAGTGTAACGTATCAAGAATCAGAAGACGAGTTTGATGAGTCAGATACAGATGGGTTGGTgagaagttttgaaaatgttaatcGCGTAGTGGATAATGTTAGTGGAATCGGTTTGCGTTCCATGTCATCTGCAGAAAGCATGACACCAGAAACTGAAATATTGAATGGGGAAAAGGGTAATTCTCCTTATTTATCACCGTTAAAACGAAAAACATCTGGTGTTAGGAATATTGCAATTCCTCAAGAAGAAAAGACAGAAGTGGTCAAAGAAGCTCCTGAAAATAGGCCGGTACCTAAAGATTTAATTTCAAGCATGAGAGATATCGAACAATTATTTATAAAAGCTTCTGAGTGTGGAAGAGAAGTTCCAAGAATGCTTGAAGCCAACAAGCTTCACTTTCGTCCCATTTTCCAAGGGAAAGAAC GTGGGTCGTTCACTTCAAAGCTTTTAAAAGCATGTATGTCATGCGGGGATGATCCAAGCCAAGTACAGGAAG AAGAACCTGCTCAAAACGACACAAAGTATTTGACATGGAATCGGTCGAATTCATCACGTGCATCATCATTCAGGCATGATCCCGCCAGTGGCACTACCAGAGAAACTCCAGAGGATGTCTCCACTAGCCTCTTTGATAACTTTTGCATGAACGCAGGAAGCCATGCTTCAACCTTGGATAGACTCCATGCATGGGAGAAGAAGCTTTATGATGAAGTAAAG GCCAATGAGATGCTAAGAAAGGTGTATGATCAGAAACGTAAACTTCTTAGGCAATTAGAGTCCACCGGAGAAAGCTCACGTAGAATAGATAAGATTCGTTCAATTGTCAAAGATCTACATTGGAGAATTGGAGTTGCTATCCACAGGATTAATTCTATTTCAAGAAAAATCGAAGATCTTAGAGACAAAGAACTTCATCCACAACTTGAGGAGTTAATTGAAGG GTTGAGAAAGATGTGGGAAGTGATGCATGATTGCCATAAGACTCAATTCCTCATCATATCGTCAACACATAAAAGCACCCACACCAAAATCTCCCTACAATCAGACTCACATCGACAGATCGCCGTCTATCTTGAAAGCGAATTGAATACTCTTTCTTCAAGTTTCACAAAGTGGATCGGTGCACAAAAAACCTACGTACAGTCACTAAACATGTGGCTTAGCAAATGTGCTCCGCCTCAGCAATCAGTTAATAAGAGAAAAAGACGCCCACAACCCTCATTAAAAGACTTTGGCCCGCCGATATACGTTGCGTGTGGTGTCTGGCTAGAAAAGCTTGACACACTACCAACTAAAGAAGTTGCAGACTCCATAAAAGATTTAGCTGCAGAAATCGGCCATTTCTTGCCCCGACAAGAAAAAGTCAAAGGTGGGCATCATTCGATGCCATGGCAGCGTGTTAACAACAGTGATGATCCCGTAGGGGTGAATCTGTTACAAGAGGAAGTTTTGGAGGACCGAAATGCAAATTTTGATCGTTTGAAATCCCGCTTGGAGGGCTTTCTTGGACAGTTGAGTAACTTTTCAGGGTTATCTTTCGAAATGTTTAAAGATCTTCAGAAGGCCATCGAAGATAGGAAGATCCGCTATGCACGAACTCACTCCAAGTCTTCGTAG
- the LOC110890923 gene encoding protein ROLLING AND ERECT LEAF 2 isoform X2, with product MGATNSKVEEDKALQLCRERKKYVGKALDGRCSLAATHFTYIESLTIIGSALRRFVEPDATMQPSLYTSISGTPEQLAFSFSSTMSQHVNPAGNRSPTPSPPTSSRFHANHMKIRGSFSRKVEEKPSVPVIVSVTSSSTPQTTTPRSIDEPEIPFEPSPVVPEKEPETPFDPSPAVRKKEPETPFNPSSAVPESQPWDYFGLTHPIDNEFSAQETHELNHGHETYNDMQIPREGEEEKSPTEGSVTYQESEDEFDESDTDGLVRSFENVNRVVDNVSGIGLRSMSSAESMTPETEILNGEKGNSPYLSPLKRKTSGVRNIAIPQEEKTEVVKEAPENRPVPKDLISSMRDIEQLFIKASECGREVPRMLEANKLHFRPIFQGKERGSFTSKLLKACMSCGDDPSQVQEEPAQNDTKYLTWNRSNSSRASSFRHDPASGTTRETPEDVSTSLFDNFCMNAGSHASTLDRLHAWEKKLYDEVKANEMLRKVYDQKRKLLRQLESTGESSRRIDKIRSIVKDLHWRIGVAIHRINSISRKIEDLRDKELHPQLEELIEGLRKMWEVMHDCHKTQFLIISSTHKSTHTKISLQSDSHRQIAVYLESELNTLSSSFTKWIGAQKTYVQSLNMWLSKCAPPQQSVNKRKRRPQPSLKDFGPPIYVACGVWLEKLDTLPTKEVADSIKDLAAEIGHFLPRQEKVKGGHHSMPWQRVNNSDDPVGVNLLQEEVLEDRNANFDRLKSRLEGFLGQLSNFSGLSFEMFKDLQKAIEDRKIRYARTHSKSS from the exons ATGGGTGCTACAAACTCAAAAGTGGAAGAAGATAAGGCCCTGCAACTATGCCGTGAACGGAAAAAGTATGTTGGAAAAGCACTGGATGGCAGATGTTCGCTTGCAGCTACTCATTTTACTTATATAGAATCCTTAACAATTATTGGAAGTGCGTTAAGAAGATTTGTTGAACCCGATGCTACAATGCAGCCCTCTTTATATACTTCCATCAGTGGAACTCCAGAGCAACTTGCATTTTCTTTCTCTTCAACCATGTCACAACATGTAAATCCAGCTGGAAATCGATCTCCAACACCATCTCCACCAACTTCCAGTCGGTTTCATGCAAATCATATGAAGATCAGAGGTTCGTTTTctagaaaagttgaagaaaagccATCTGTTCCTGTAATTGTTTCTGTAACTTCTTCAAGTACCCCGCAAACCACCACTCCCCGATCCATAGATGAACCAGAAATCCCGTTTGAACCTTCTCCTGTTGTGCCTGAAAAAGAACCAGAAACCCCGTTTGACCCTTCTCCTGCTGTGCGTAAAAAAGAACCAGAAACCCCGTTTAACCCTTCTTCTGCTGTGCCTGAAAGTCAACCTTGGGATTATTTTGGTCTTACACATCCAATCGACAATGAGTTTTCTGCACAAGAAACACATGAATTAAATCACGGGCATGAAACTTATAATGACATGCAAATCCCAAGGGAAGGCGAAGAAGAAAAAAGCCCGACTGAAGGGAGTGTAACGTATCAAGAATCAGAAGACGAGTTTGATGAGTCAGATACAGATGGGTTGGTgagaagttttgaaaatgttaatcGCGTAGTGGATAATGTTAGTGGAATCGGTTTGCGTTCCATGTCATCTGCAGAAAGCATGACACCAGAAACTGAAATATTGAATGGGGAAAAGGGTAATTCTCCTTATTTATCACCGTTAAAACGAAAAACATCTGGTGTTAGGAATATTGCAATTCCTCAAGAAGAAAAGACAGAAGTGGTCAAAGAAGCTCCTGAAAATAGGCCGGTACCTAAAGATTTAATTTCAAGCATGAGAGATATCGAACAATTATTTATAAAAGCTTCTGAGTGTGGAAGAGAAGTTCCAAGAATGCTTGAAGCCAACAAGCTTCACTTTCGTCCCATTTTCCAAGGGAAAGAAC GTGGGTCGTTCACTTCAAAGCTTTTAAAAGCATGTATGTCATGCGGGGATGATCCAAGCCAAGTACAGGAAG AACCTGCTCAAAACGACACAAAGTATTTGACATGGAATCGGTCGAATTCATCACGTGCATCATCATTCAGGCATGATCCCGCCAGTGGCACTACCAGAGAAACTCCAGAGGATGTCTCCACTAGCCTCTTTGATAACTTTTGCATGAACGCAGGAAGCCATGCTTCAACCTTGGATAGACTCCATGCATGGGAGAAGAAGCTTTATGATGAAGTAAAG GCCAATGAGATGCTAAGAAAGGTGTATGATCAGAAACGTAAACTTCTTAGGCAATTAGAGTCCACCGGAGAAAGCTCACGTAGAATAGATAAGATTCGTTCAATTGTCAAAGATCTACATTGGAGAATTGGAGTTGCTATCCACAGGATTAATTCTATTTCAAGAAAAATCGAAGATCTTAGAGACAAAGAACTTCATCCACAACTTGAGGAGTTAATTGAAGG GTTGAGAAAGATGTGGGAAGTGATGCATGATTGCCATAAGACTCAATTCCTCATCATATCGTCAACACATAAAAGCACCCACACCAAAATCTCCCTACAATCAGACTCACATCGACAGATCGCCGTCTATCTTGAAAGCGAATTGAATACTCTTTCTTCAAGTTTCACAAAGTGGATCGGTGCACAAAAAACCTACGTACAGTCACTAAACATGTGGCTTAGCAAATGTGCTCCGCCTCAGCAATCAGTTAATAAGAGAAAAAGACGCCCACAACCCTCATTAAAAGACTTTGGCCCGCCGATATACGTTGCGTGTGGTGTCTGGCTAGAAAAGCTTGACACACTACCAACTAAAGAAGTTGCAGACTCCATAAAAGATTTAGCTGCAGAAATCGGCCATTTCTTGCCCCGACAAGAAAAAGTCAAAGGTGGGCATCATTCGATGCCATGGCAGCGTGTTAACAACAGTGATGATCCCGTAGGGGTGAATCTGTTACAAGAGGAAGTTTTGGAGGACCGAAATGCAAATTTTGATCGTTTGAAATCCCGCTTGGAGGGCTTTCTTGGACAGTTGAGTAACTTTTCAGGGTTATCTTTCGAAATGTTTAAAGATCTTCAGAAGGCCATCGAAGATAGGAAGATCCGCTATGCACGAACTCACTCCAAGTCTTCGTAG